In one Chitinophaga sancti genomic region, the following are encoded:
- the rpsE gene encoding 30S ribosomal protein S5 codes for MAKNTFNKVKAGDLELKEKVVAINRVTKTTKGGRTFSFSALVVVGNEHGVVGHGLGKAKEVQEAITKGIDDAKKNLIKVPVMHGTIPHDQLAKEGAAKVLIKPAAHGTGVIAGGSMRAVLESAGITDVLAKSLGSANPHNVVKATFKALGLLREPIQIAKTRSVSLKKVFNG; via the coding sequence ATGGCAAAGAATACATTTAATAAAGTTAAGGCTGGTGACCTGGAGCTGAAAGAAAAAGTGGTAGCGATCAACCGTGTTACCAAAACCACCAAAGGCGGTCGTACTTTCAGTTTTTCTGCCCTGGTAGTTGTAGGTAACGAACACGGTGTAGTAGGTCACGGTCTGGGTAAAGCCAAAGAAGTACAGGAAGCAATCACAAAAGGTATCGATGATGCCAAGAAGAACCTGATCAAGGTTCCTGTGATGCACGGTACTATTCCTCACGATCAGCTGGCGAAAGAAGGTGCTGCTAAAGTACTGATCAAACCTGCTGCTCATGGTACTGGTGTGATCGCTGGTGGTTCTATGCGTGCCGTTCTGGAAAGCGCAGGTATCACTGACGTACTGGCTAAATCTCTGGGTTCTGCAAATCCTCACAACGTGGTAAAAGCTACATTCAAAGCTTTAGGCCTGCTGCGTGAGCCGATCCAGATCGCAAAAACCAGAAGCGTATCTCTGAAGAAAGTATTTAATGGATAA
- the rpsH gene encoding 30S ribosomal protein S8 — protein sequence MVTDPIADFLTRIRNAQMANHRIVEIPASKLKKRITEILYDKGYILKYKFEEDNKQGVIKIALKYDPQTKVPAITDLQRISRPGLRQYSKPADFKRIKNGLGVAIVSTSKGVMTDKEAKTQNVGGEVVCYVY from the coding sequence ATGGTTACTGATCCAATAGCAGACTTCCTGACCAGAATCCGGAATGCTCAAATGGCCAACCACAGGATTGTGGAAATTCCTGCCTCCAAGCTGAAGAAACGTATCACTGAGATACTGTACGACAAAGGTTATATCCTGAAGTACAAATTTGAAGAAGACAACAAACAGGGTGTAATTAAAATCGCTCTGAAGTATGATCCTCAGACTAAAGTACCTGCAATCACTGATCTGCAGCGTATTAGCCGTCCAGGTCTTCGTCAATATTCCAAACCTGCTGACTTCAAACGTATCAAGAATGGTCTGGGTGTCGCTATCGTGTCTACATCTAAAGGTGTTATGACCGATAAAGAAGCGAAAACACAGAACGTGGGTGGCGAAGTTGTTTGCTACGTTTACTAA
- the rpsM gene encoding 30S ribosomal protein S13: MARIAGIDLPKNKRGEIGLTYIYGIGRSTAQYILEKSGIDFNKKVKDWNDDEQTTIRNIINGEFKVEGQLRSEVQMNIKRLLDIACYRGLRHRKGLPLRGQRTRTNSRTRKGKRKTVAGKKKAPKK; this comes from the coding sequence ATGGCACGTATAGCCGGTATCGATCTACCTAAGAATAAAAGAGGAGAAATTGGTCTGACCTATATCTATGGTATTGGCCGTTCTACCGCTCAGTACATTCTGGAAAAGTCAGGAATTGATTTTAACAAGAAAGTAAAAGATTGGAACGATGATGAGCAGACAACTATCCGTAACATCATCAATGGTGAGTTCAAGGTAGAAGGTCAGCTCCGTTCTGAAGTACAAATGAATATCAAGCGTTTGCTGGATATCGCTTGCTACCGTGGTCTTCGCCACAGAAAGGGCTTACCGCTCAGAGGCCAGCGTACTCGTACTAACAGCCGTACCCGTAAAGGTAAACGTAAAACGGTTGCTGGTAAGAAAAAAGCGCCTAAGAAATAA
- the rplX gene encoding 50S ribosomal protein L24: MKTRFKPKFNIKKGDTVVVIAGDDKDRTKPRKVLEVIPDKARVLVEGVNIITKHTKPTAQNTKGGIVKQEAPIAISNVMLWDAKAGKPTKVNRQRENGKLVRIAKKSGEAIK, from the coding sequence ATGAAAACGAGATTCAAGCCTAAGTTCAACATTAAGAAAGGCGACACCGTAGTAGTGATTGCCGGCGATGATAAGGACAGGACCAAGCCCCGCAAGGTGCTGGAAGTGATCCCTGACAAGGCGCGCGTACTGGTAGAAGGTGTGAACATTATCACCAAGCATACCAAACCAACTGCTCAGAATACCAAAGGTGGTATCGTTAAGCAGGAAGCTCCTATCGCCATTTCTAACGTAATGTTGTGGGATGCTAAGGCTGGTAAACCTACCAAGGTTAACAGGCAGCGTGAAAACGGTAAATTAGTTCGTATCGCTAAAAAATCAGGGGAGGCAATTAAATAA
- the rplF gene encoding 50S ribosomal protein L6 gives MSRIGKAPIKLAAGVTATVSATNELTVKGPKGELKKNIDRDIKIEVVDGVLTVVRPTEQIRHRALHGLYRALINNMVIGVTAGFTKQLELVGVGYKAANAGQLLDLSLGYSHNIVIEIPKELKVTTLTEKGANPKITLEGIDNQLLGQVAAKIRSLRKPEPYKGKGVRYSDEVVRKKAGKSAGK, from the coding sequence ATGTCTCGTATAGGTAAAGCTCCTATCAAATTAGCAGCAGGTGTTACAGCAACTGTATCCGCTACTAATGAACTGACAGTAAAAGGCCCTAAAGGTGAACTGAAAAAGAACATCGACAGGGATATCAAAATAGAAGTAGTTGATGGTGTTTTGACAGTGGTTCGTCCTACTGAACAGATCCGTCACCGCGCCCTGCACGGTCTGTACCGTGCACTGATCAACAATATGGTGATCGGTGTAACTGCAGGTTTCACCAAACAGCTGGAGCTGGTGGGTGTGGGTTACAAGGCTGCCAACGCTGGTCAGCTGCTGGACCTGTCTCTGGGTTACTCTCACAACATCGTGATTGAGATCCCTAAAGAACTGAAAGTAACTACCCTGACTGAAAAAGGTGCGAACCCAAAGATCACACTGGAAGGTATCGACAACCAACTGTTAGGCCAGGTAGCTGCTAAGATTCGTAGCCTGCGTAAACCAGAGCCTTACAAAGGTAAAGGTGTTCGCTACAGCGATGAAGTGGTTCGTAAGAAAGCAGGTAAATCTGCAGGTAAATAA
- the rpsN gene encoding 30S ribosomal protein S14, giving the protein MARESIKARQRKREALVAKFAEKRAALKAEGNYEALDQLPRNASPVRLHNRCQLSGRPKGYMRHFGLCRNMFRDLALAGKIPGVRKASW; this is encoded by the coding sequence ATGGCAAGAGAATCCATTAAGGCTAGACAAAGGAAAAGAGAAGCCCTGGTTGCAAAGTTCGCTGAAAAACGTGCTGCCCTCAAAGCTGAAGGCAATTACGAAGCACTGGACCAGCTGCCAAGAAACGCTTCCCCTGTTCGTCTGCACAACAGATGTCAGCTGTCTGGTCGTCCAAAAGGTTACATGCGTCATTTCGGCCTTTGCCGTAACATGTTCCGTGACCTGGCACTGGCTGGTAAAATCCCTGGCGTAAGAAAAGCTAGCTGGTAA
- the rpmD gene encoding 50S ribosomal protein L30, which translates to MAKIKVTQVKSGIDRPERQKLTLKALGLNKMHNTVEVEATPQILGMVRKVNHLVKVEQVQG; encoded by the coding sequence ATGGCAAAGATTAAAGTCACTCAGGTAAAAAGTGGTATAGACCGTCCGGAACGTCAGAAACTGACGCTGAAGGCCCTGGGTCTGAACAAAATGCACAACACCGTTGAGGTGGAAGCCACTCCCCAGATCCTTGGGATGGTGCGTAAAGTAAATCATCTGGTAAAAGTAGAACAAGTACAGGGTTAA
- the rplE gene encoding 50S ribosomal protein L5 has translation MANTTYTPRLQTKYRTEVIGALRKKFNYKSVMQVPRLVKICLNQGINGAVGDKKLVDIAVDEMTRISGQKAIATLSKKDISNFKLRKNMPIGARVTLRGYNMYEFLDRLIAVSLPRVRDFKGINEKAFDGRGNYTLGINEQIIFPEIDIDKVTKISGMDITFVTTATTNEEAYELLRELGMPFKNIRKDQQ, from the coding sequence ATGGCAAACACTACATATACACCCAGACTGCAGACTAAATATCGCACTGAAGTTATTGGTGCGCTGCGAAAGAAATTCAACTACAAAAGCGTAATGCAGGTACCTCGCCTGGTTAAGATCTGTCTGAACCAGGGTATCAACGGCGCTGTAGGTGATAAGAAACTGGTAGATATTGCTGTAGATGAGATGACCCGCATCTCCGGTCAGAAAGCGATCGCTACTTTATCTAAAAAGGATATTTCCAACTTCAAACTCAGAAAGAATATGCCAATCGGTGCCCGTGTGACACTGCGTGGTTATAACATGTATGAGTTCCTGGATCGCCTGATCGCAGTATCACTGCCTCGTGTACGTGACTTCAAGGGTATCAATGAAAAAGCTTTCGATGGCCGTGGTAACTATACCCTGGGTATCAACGAGCAGATCATCTTCCCTGAGATCGACATCGATAAAGTAACAAAGATCTCCGGTATGGATATCACCTTCGTTACTACAGCTACCACCAACGAAGAAGCTTACGAGCTGCTGAGAGAACTGGGTATGCCGTTCAAAAACATCAGAAAAGATCAACAATAA
- a CDS encoding DNA-directed RNA polymerase subunit alpha, giving the protein MAILNFQKPDKIVLQKSTDFEAQFEFRPLEPGYGVTVGNALRRVLLSSLEGYAIVGIKIEGADHEFATLKGITEDVTEIILNLKQVRFKRIVENEVSNEKIQISIKGKTEFRADMIEKATSAFQIMNPELLICTLDPSAKLDIELTIGKGRGYVPADENKPKDAVFGYIAIDSIFTPIKNVKYSIENTRVEQKTDYEKLIMEVVTDGTIHPEEAVKQASRILIQHLMIITDENISFDTKDTEKEDVVDEQTLQLRKILKTPLEDLDLSVRAFNCLKAAKINSLSELVQYEQEELMKFRNFGQKSLSEIEQVLNERGLHFGMDLSKLKLDEE; this is encoded by the coding sequence ATGGCAATTCTGAATTTCCAAAAGCCTGATAAGATCGTTTTGCAAAAGTCAACTGACTTTGAAGCTCAATTCGAATTCCGGCCGTTAGAACCGGGTTATGGGGTGACTGTAGGTAACGCGCTTCGTCGTGTACTTTTGTCATCACTTGAGGGTTATGCCATTGTGGGAATAAAGATAGAAGGAGCAGACCACGAGTTTGCAACTTTAAAAGGAATTACCGAAGACGTTACTGAGATCATCCTGAACCTGAAACAGGTTCGTTTCAAAAGGATCGTGGAGAATGAAGTGAGCAACGAGAAGATCCAGATCTCTATCAAAGGTAAGACCGAGTTCCGTGCTGATATGATCGAAAAAGCTACCAGTGCTTTCCAGATCATGAATCCTGAGTTACTCATCTGCACACTCGATCCATCTGCAAAGCTGGATATCGAACTGACTATCGGTAAAGGCCGTGGTTATGTACCTGCTGATGAAAACAAACCAAAGGATGCAGTATTCGGCTACATCGCAATTGACTCTATCTTTACACCAATCAAAAATGTAAAGTATAGCATTGAAAATACCCGTGTGGAGCAGAAGACCGACTATGAGAAACTGATCATGGAAGTGGTTACCGATGGTACCATCCACCCGGAAGAAGCCGTTAAGCAAGCTTCACGCATCCTGATTCAGCACCTGATGATCATCACTGACGAAAATATCAGCTTTGATACAAAGGATACTGAAAAAGAAGATGTGGTTGACGAACAGACACTGCAACTGCGTAAGATCCTGAAGACTCCACTGGAAGATCTGGATCTGAGCGTACGTGCTTTCAACTGTCTGAAAGCTGCTAAAATCAACTCCCTGAGCGAACTGGTACAGTACGAACAGGAAGAACTGATGAAGTTCAGAAACTTCGGTCAGAAATCCCTGAGCGAAATCGAGCAGGTACTGAACGAAAGAGGTCTGCATTTCGGTATGGATCTTTCCAAACTGAAACTGGACGAAGAATAG
- the rplR gene encoding 50S ribosomal protein L18: MSTKAVNSRQKIRYRIRKKIAGSAQRPRLSVFRSNSDIYVQLIDDATGTTLASASSRDKDIKAQKGTKSEKSKLVGAALATKATSLGITAVVFDRGGYLYHGRVKNVADGAREAGLQF; the protein is encoded by the coding sequence ATGAGCACAAAAGCAGTTAATAGCAGACAAAAGATCCGTTACCGCATTCGTAAAAAAATCGCAGGTAGCGCTCAGAGACCAAGACTGTCTGTATTCCGCAGTAATAGCGACATTTACGTGCAATTGATCGATGATGCAACTGGTACTACACTGGCATCTGCATCTTCCCGCGATAAGGATATCAAAGCACAGAAAGGTACCAAATCCGAGAAATCTAAATTGGTAGGCGCTGCGCTGGCTACAAAAGCAACCTCACTGGGTATTACAGCTGTAGTATTCGATCGTGGTGGTTATTTGTACCACGGTCGTGTGAAGAATGTAGCTGACGGTGCAAGAGAAGCAGGTCTCCAATTCTAA
- the rpsK gene encoding 30S ribosomal protein S11, which translates to MAKAQNTKAAASKKRVVKVDNYGDVHISASFNNIIISITNKQGQVISWSTAGKMGFKGSKKNTPYAAQLAASDAAKVALDAGLKRADVFVKGPGAGRESAIRAIANSGIEVTMIKDVTPLPHNGCRPPKKRRV; encoded by the coding sequence ATGGCAAAAGCACAAAATACAAAAGCTGCAGCTAGTAAGAAAAGGGTAGTTAAAGTAGATAACTACGGTGATGTTCACATTTCTGCTAGTTTCAACAACATTATCATCAGCATTACCAACAAACAGGGACAGGTAATTTCCTGGTCTACTGCTGGTAAGATGGGCTTCAAAGGTTCTAAAAAGAACACTCCATATGCTGCCCAGCTGGCTGCTTCCGATGCTGCTAAAGTAGCACTGGATGCTGGTCTGAAAAGAGCAGATGTTTTTGTAAAAGGTCCTGGAGCCGGACGTGAGAGCGCTATCCGTGCGATCGCAAACTCCGGTATCGAAGTGACTATGATCAAGGATGTGACTCCGCTGCCACACAATGGTTGCCGTCCTCCTAAGAAGAGAAGAGTATAG
- the rpmJ gene encoding 50S ribosomal protein L36: protein MKVRASIKKRSADCKIVRRKGKLLVINKKNPRFKQRQG from the coding sequence ATGAAGGTAAGAGCTTCCATAAAAAAAAGAAGTGCAGATTGTAAGATCGTGCGCAGGAAGGGTAAATTGTTGGTAATCAACAAGAAAAATCCTCGTTTTAAACAACGTCAGGGTTAA
- the rplO gene encoding 50S ribosomal protein L15, whose product MNLHTLQPAQGSVHKEKRLGRGEASGKGGTATKGNKGAQSNTGYASKRGHEGGQMPIQRRMPKRGFKSLDPTNYVVFNIGQLDTLVEKYGLQDFSLENLYMNGLISRTAKVKVLGQGELKAKVTVRVNAISEKAKQLIEAAGGSIELV is encoded by the coding sequence ATGAATCTGCACACGTTACAACCTGCACAAGGTTCCGTACATAAAGAAAAACGCCTCGGTCGTGGTGAAGCATCCGGTAAAGGTGGAACAGCTACAAAAGGTAACAAAGGTGCCCAGTCAAACACTGGTTACGCTAGCAAAAGAGGTCACGAAGGTGGTCAGATGCCAATTCAGCGTCGTATGCCAAAACGTGGTTTCAAGAGCCTGGATCCTACTAATTATGTAGTGTTCAACATCGGTCAGCTTGACACCCTGGTGGAAAAATATGGTCTGCAGGACTTCTCTCTGGAAAACCTGTACATGAACGGTCTGATCAGCCGCACTGCAAAAGTAAAAGTACTGGGTCAGGGCGAACTGAAGGCTAAAGTTACTGTAAGAGTGAACGCCATCAGTGAAAAAGCCAAGCAGCTGATTGAAGCAGCTGGTGGTTCAATTGAACTGGTGTAA
- the map gene encoding type I methionyl aminopeptidase — protein sequence MVHYKTKEEIELMRKSALLVSATLEEVAKKLKPGMTTDDIDKIVEDFIVANGAVPSFKNYKGFPKSCCISVNAEVVHGIPNSYVVQDGDIVSVDVGVLLNGFHGDSAYTFAVGNVKPEVLQLMKATKTALYKGIEKAVAGNRIGDIAHAIQEYTEKERGYGVVRELVGHGLGRHLHEDPQVPNYGKRGSGPIMKEGLVIAIEPMINLGTKDVEYMEDGWTVITRDEKPSVHFEHNVAVMKGKADLLSSFAGIEKAEAENPALSANY from the coding sequence ATGGTGCATTATAAGACTAAAGAAGAAATAGAATTGATGCGCAAAAGCGCATTACTGGTGAGCGCAACATTGGAAGAGGTGGCTAAAAAGCTGAAACCGGGTATGACTACTGATGATATCGACAAGATCGTTGAAGACTTCATCGTAGCCAACGGCGCTGTACCGTCATTCAAGAACTATAAAGGCTTCCCTAAAAGCTGCTGTATCTCTGTAAATGCAGAAGTGGTACACGGTATTCCTAATTCATACGTTGTTCAGGATGGCGACATCGTGAGTGTGGATGTAGGAGTATTGCTGAATGGCTTCCATGGAGACAGCGCCTACACATTTGCGGTAGGTAATGTTAAGCCGGAGGTATTGCAGTTAATGAAGGCAACCAAAACCGCTTTATATAAGGGTATTGAGAAAGCAGTGGCAGGCAACCGCATTGGTGACATTGCCCATGCAATCCAGGAATATACCGAAAAAGAGAGGGGTTATGGCGTGGTACGTGAGCTGGTAGGTCATGGTCTGGGTCGTCACCTGCACGAAGATCCGCAGGTGCCTAATTATGGCAAAAGAGGGAGCGGTCCTATCATGAAAGAAGGATTGGTGATTGCGATCGAACCAATGATCAACCTGGGCACAAAGGACGTGGAGTATATGGAAGATGGGTGGACAGTGATCACCCGCGACGAGAAACCTTCCGTTCACTTTGAGCACAATGTAGCTGTTATGAAGGGGAAGGCCGACCTTTTATCTTCATTTGCCGGCATTGAAAAGGCTGAAGCTGAAAATCCTGCTCTAAGTGCAAACTATTGA
- the secY gene encoding preprotein translocase subunit SecY → MKKFIETIKNIWSIEDLRSRILTTLLLVLIYRVGSYIVLPGIDANLLKQFSEKSNQGILGLFNMFAGGSFSRASIFALGIMPFISASIAIQLLTIAVPYFQKLQKEGESGRKKINQFTRILTVVVTGFQASAYVAFLRGQSSGAIIPEYGTFFFWLTTTIVLTAGTLFVMWLGEKITDKGIGNGTSIIIMVGILARLPQALIQEFTSRTAEAGGGLLVFLIELAVFIFITIGLILLVQGTRKVPVNYAKRIVGNKQYGGVRQFIPLKVNAAGVMPIIFAQAIMFIPATAIGFATDSASGFIRIFSDHTNGWYNVIYAVLVVVFTYFYTALIFNPTQMAEEMKRNNGFIPGVKPGTATADYIGAVMDRITLPGAFFLALVGILPGVAAAVHINSNFASFFGGTSLLIMVGVILDTLQQIESQLLMRHYDGLMSTGRIKGRTAPANV, encoded by the coding sequence GTGAAGAAATTTATCGAAACGATTAAGAATATCTGGAGCATTGAGGATCTGCGTAGCAGAATCCTGACAACCCTGCTTCTTGTCCTCATTTATCGTGTAGGATCCTATATCGTGTTACCCGGTATCGATGCCAACCTGTTGAAGCAGTTCTCAGAGAAATCCAATCAGGGTATTCTGGGCCTGTTTAATATGTTTGCCGGAGGTTCTTTCTCTAGAGCTTCCATCTTTGCGCTGGGGATCATGCCGTTTATCTCTGCCTCTATCGCCATACAACTGTTGACCATAGCTGTACCTTATTTCCAGAAACTCCAGAAAGAAGGAGAGAGTGGCAGAAAGAAAATCAACCAGTTCACCCGTATCCTTACTGTGGTGGTGACCGGTTTTCAGGCGAGTGCGTATGTTGCCTTCCTGAGAGGCCAATCCAGCGGAGCTATTATCCCTGAATATGGTACTTTCTTCTTCTGGCTGACTACCACTATCGTACTGACTGCAGGTACCCTCTTCGTAATGTGGCTGGGCGAAAAAATCACTGATAAAGGTATCGGTAACGGTACATCCATCATCATCATGGTGGGTATCCTTGCCCGCCTTCCTCAGGCGCTGATTCAGGAATTTACCTCCAGAACTGCGGAAGCCGGCGGTGGACTGCTGGTGTTCCTGATAGAACTGGCAGTATTTATATTCATTACGATCGGTCTGATCCTGCTGGTACAAGGTACCCGCAAGGTACCGGTGAACTATGCTAAACGTATAGTGGGCAACAAACAATATGGTGGTGTACGCCAGTTCATTCCTCTGAAAGTGAATGCTGCGGGTGTAATGCCAATCATCTTTGCCCAGGCTATCATGTTTATCCCGGCTACTGCTATCGGTTTTGCTACTGACAGCGCTTCCGGATTCATCCGTATCTTCAGTGACCATACCAATGGTTGGTATAATGTGATCTATGCAGTATTGGTAGTTGTATTCACTTACTTCTACACTGCGTTGATCTTTAACCCAACCCAGATGGCCGAGGAAATGAAACGTAACAATGGTTTCATCCCAGGTGTTAAACCTGGTACTGCGACTGCAGATTATATTGGTGCAGTTATGGACCGCATCACCCTGCCCGGCGCATTTTTCCTGGCATTGGTCGGTATCCTGCCCGGTGTAGCTGCTGCCGTGCACATCAATAGTAACTTTGCATCCTTCTTCGGTGGTACTTCACTGCTGATCATGGTGGGTGTAATACTGGATACGCTGCAGCAGATAGAAAGCCAGCTCCTGATGCGCCATTACGATGGCCTGATGAGTACTGGCCGTATCAAAGGCAGAACTGCTCCGGCTAATGTTTAA
- the rplQ gene encoding 50S ribosomal protein L17 produces MRHGNKVNHLSRTAAHRSALLSNLAIELIAHKRITTTLAKAKALRVYVEPILTRAKADSTHNRRIVFSYLQNKEAIKELFGVVSEKIANRPGGYTRIIKLGKRMGDNAETALIELVDFNEIYGGKVEEQAAPAKKTRRAGGAKKKADEAAANETEEKAAE; encoded by the coding sequence ATGCGTCACGGTAATAAAGTGAACCACCTCAGCAGAACAGCTGCACACCGCTCAGCCCTGTTATCTAACCTGGCTATCGAACTGATCGCTCACAAACGTATCACCACCACCCTGGCTAAAGCTAAGGCGCTGCGTGTTTATGTTGAGCCTATTCTGACCAGAGCTAAGGCTGATTCTACTCACAATCGTAGAATTGTGTTCAGCTACCTGCAGAACAAGGAAGCGATCAAGGAATTGTTCGGTGTTGTAAGTGAGAAGATAGCTAACCGTCCAGGTGGTTATACTCGTATCATCAAGCTTGGCAAACGTATGGGTGATAATGCTGAAACTGCACTGATCGAACTGGTTGATTTCAACGAAATCTACGGTGGTAAAGTGGAAGAACAAGCAGCTCCTGCGAAGAAAACCCGTCGTGCCGGCGGTGCCAAAAAGAAAGCTGATGAAGCTGCGGCAAACGAAACTGAAGAGAAAGCTGCTGAGTAA
- the rpsD gene encoding 30S ribosomal protein S4, whose protein sequence is MARYTGPKTKISRIFGEPILGNGKYLGKNSNPPGQHGATRKRKQLGEYALQLREKQKAKYTYGVLERQFANLFVEANRRKGVTGEVLIKLLEARLDNTVFRMGIAASRPAARQLVSHKHITVNGQVMNIPSYQLQPGDIIGLKESAASNTAITSNIRGKNPKFSWLDWNEKELKGTFIAYPEREAVPENIKEQLIVELYSK, encoded by the coding sequence ATGGCAAGGTACACAGGACCAAAGACCAAGATCTCCAGAATTTTCGGAGAACCGATTTTAGGTAACGGTAAGTATTTAGGAAAGAACAGCAACCCTCCGGGTCAGCATGGTGCAACCCGTAAGCGTAAACAGCTGGGTGAATACGCACTGCAGCTGCGTGAAAAACAGAAAGCTAAATACACTTATGGTGTATTAGAGCGTCAGTTCGCAAACCTGTTCGTAGAGGCAAACCGTCGTAAAGGCGTTACCGGTGAAGTATTGATCAAATTACTGGAAGCTCGTCTGGATAACACAGTATTCCGTATGGGTATTGCTGCAAGCCGTCCTGCTGCACGTCAGCTGGTGTCTCACAAGCACATCACTGTAAACGGCCAGGTAATGAACATCCCTTCTTATCAGCTGCAACCAGGTGATATCATCGGACTGAAAGAATCTGCTGCATCTAATACTGCAATCACCAGCAATATTCGTGGTAAAAACCCTAAGTTTAGCTGGTTAGATTGGAACGAGAAAGAACTGAAAGGTACTTTTATTGCATACCCTGAAAGGGAAGCAGTTCCTGAAAATATCAAGGAACAGCTGATCGTAGAATTGTACTCTAAATAA
- the infA gene encoding translation initiation factor IF-1, which translates to MAKQALIKQDGIILEALSNAMFRVKLENGHEILATISGKMRMHYIRILPGDKVGVEMSPYDLSRGRIIFRYK; encoded by the coding sequence ATGGCAAAACAGGCACTCATTAAACAGGATGGAATAATACTAGAAGCCTTATCTAACGCTATGTTCCGGGTGAAATTGGAAAATGGGCATGAGATTTTGGCCACCATTTCTGGCAAAATGAGAATGCACTATATCCGCATCCTTCCTGGAGACAAGGTCGGGGTAGAGATGAGCCCATATGATTTGAGCAGAGGAAGGATTATATTCAGATATAAATAA